AAACGGCGCTGTTCGTCTTCGGATAGGCCGGGATGTTGGCGCTGTATTCGATCTGGGTCGTCGCCTTGGCCGGGAACTGATCCTTGGTGATGCGCAGCACATCGGGCTGGCTGCCGATAATCTGGCCGGTGACGGGGTCGATCTTCTGGCCCTTGAGGTAGTAGCCGGCGCCATTGACGAGGTAGCCGTCAGCGTCGAAGTCGAAATCGCCGCGGCGGGTATAGAGATTGCTGTTGGAGAATTGGGTCGAAGCCCCGACGCCGCTCTTGCGCTGATCGACGACGAAGAAGCCGTCGCCATTGATCGCGGCGTTGGTGTCGATACGCGTCGCGTTGAGGTCGCCCTGGATCGTGTTGGTGGCGCGGCTATAGGAGGCGACCGAGCCGGCGACCTGCCGGTTCAGCGCCGAATCCGGCACCAGGTCGGAGAAGCTGGTATCGACCCGCTTGAAGCCGGCGGTGCGCGAGTTCGCGATGTTGCCGGAGATATTCTCGAGGGCATAGGACTGGGCCTGCATGCCCGTCACCGCCGTCGTCAGCGCACTGAAAACACCCATCGCAACCTCACCTGGTCACCTGACCTGGACAGCGCCCCCCATGGGCGGCATGTCGAACCGAGGCTGAGTTTGCACGGCCTGTGCCACGGCCATGCCTGAGATATTTCAAGAGCTTGGATGGTTTTCGAAAGGTTTCCGGACGATTCCGACCGGGCAGATTCGTCCGCTACCGGCAAATTCTGCCGGGCTCAACTGTCCTTGCCGCCCCAGCCGGAGAGATCGCCGGCGACATCAGACAGTCCCGGCGGCGTCTCCTCGATAAAGGGCAGCGGCCGGCAGACCGCGATGGCCGCGAGCCCGATCCGGGCGGTCAGCAATCCGTTGAGCACGCCCTCGCCGAGCTTCGCCGAAAGCCGCGCCGCCAGCCCCTGGCCGAGCACCTGCTGGATCACTGCATCGCCCGCCGCCATGCCGCCGGTGACGACGAGATGGCCGAGCACCTGCCGCGCCAATCTGAACAGCCCGAGCGTCCCGGGCCGGCCGGCATAGATCGTCGCGATCGTCCGCAGCAGCCGGGCACAGGCGACGAGCACGAAGACGACGTCGACCAGCGCCCGCGGGCTGACCGCAGTGACCAGCGAGACCCGCCGCGCCGCCTGCGCCACTTGTGCCTGCGCGAGCGCATCCAGCGGTGCGAGCAGGCTGCGCTCGGCAACGGTGAGCAGGTCGCGGGCAGCGAGCAGCTGTGGCGTATGTAGGGTCAGCTCCGCCCTGCCCTTCGCCGTCTCGGGCCGGCCGGCATAGAGCTTGTCGAGTTCTGTCGCGACGGTGCGCGCCTTGGCGAGATCGCTCTCGGAGAGCGCCGCGACGGCGCGCTCGCGCAGCGCCTCGACCCGCCGCTCGCGCAGGATGTCGCGCAGCACGCGCAGCAGCATGACCAACAGCGCCAGAGCCGCAACGCCGGCGCAGACCAGCGCCGCGATGCCGACGGCCGGATTGAGGGCGAGCAGCCAACGAATCGTCTGCTCCGCCCAGACCGTGACGGAGAGCGCCAGCAGCCCCGACAGCGCCGCGACGAACAGGCTGCCCCAGCTGAAGCGGCGACGCCTCGGCTGCGGAACCGGAGCGGCTTCCGGCTCGATCGGCTCGACCTCCGGCACGACGGCGACATCGCCGCGCCCGCCAAAGACGGCATCGTCGGAGGAGCTGTCCTGCGGGTCGAGGCGGATCGCGCGCGGCGCCTTGCTCATGCTGAGCCCTCCTTCACGCCAGCCTGTCGCCGATCAGGAATTCGAGCGCGCGGTCGAGGCGGATCTGCGGCGGCGGTGCAAGGCGCCCACCGGCATCCGGCTTGACCAGAGGCGGCCGGAAACGCGGCGCTCTGACATGCCAGCGCGGCGCGCTGGAATCGAAGATCGCGCCGGGCCGCTCCGGCAGGTCGCCAGGGAAGATCGCCGCTTCCGTCTGACCATCGAAGACCTCGCCATCGACCATTTCGCCGGCCTCGGGCACGCCGGCAATCGCGGGCAGCTCCTCGCGGCCCTCGCGGATGCGGACCTCGCGGGTGGCGCGTATCGCGGCGAAGGCCATCGCCTCGACCTTGGCCCCCGCCCCTTGCGCCTGCGCAGCGGCCCGGGCGACCAGATGCGACATCACCCCGGCGAGCCGGTCGTGGCTGGTATGGTGCAGATGATCGGCCTTGGTCGCGGCGAACAGCACCTTCTCGATCCGCGGCGCGAACAGGCTCGACAACAGGCTGTTGCGGCCGACGGCGAAGGCCGAGAGCGCCTGGCCGAGCGCGGTTTCGAGGTCGGCCAGCGCAGCCGGACCGGCATCGAGCGCCGCCAGCGCGTCGACCAGCACGATCTGCCGGTCGAGCCTTGCGAAATGCTCGCGAAAGAACGGCCCGACCACGATGCGCTTATAGGCTTCGAAGCGCTCGGCCATCAGTCCGGCGAGCGTGCCGGGCTGCGGCTGCACGCCCGGCGGCAGATCGAGCGGCGCGAAGGTCAGGGCCGGCGAGCCCTCGAGATCGCCCGGCATCAGGAAGCGCCCGGGCGGGGTCACCGCCACCGACTCCGGATCGGCGCGCAGGGCGGCGAGATAGGCCTTGAACACGTCGCTCGCCGCTTCCGCCGCGAGTTCGTCCGCTGGCCCGGCCGGATCGCGCTGCCCGAGATCGTCGAGCCAGGGCGCTGCGATGGCGAGCCGGTGCGCCTTGCGCGCATCCGCCACCGCCTGCGCCGACCAGTTGGCATAGTCCTGCCCGATCAGCGCGAGATCGAGCAGCCATTCGCCGGGATAGTCGACGATATCGAGGGTCAGCGTCGCCGGTCCCTTGAACCAGCCCTCGGCGCGCTCGTAATCGATCTCGATCCGAAGCTCCGAGATGCGGCGCGTCGATTCCGGCCAGCGCCGATCCGGTCCCGAGAGTGCGGCGCGATGCGCCTCATAGGGAAAGCGCGGTATCTCGGGATCGGGCTGCGGCACCAGCCGGACACGGGCGATCCGCCCTTCCGCCGAAGCTTTCAGCACCGGCAGCTTGGCGCCCTCGACCAGGTTCTGGATCAGCGCGGTCGTGAAGACCGTTTTCCCTGAGCGCGACAGGCCGGTGACGCCGATGCGCAGGCGCGGCCGCGCCAGCCCGAGCAGGCTGTCGCCGAAAGCGAGCGCGGCATTGCGCGCCTCGTCGAGATAGGAGCCGGACGCCATCAGGCGATCCGCATCATTCGTCGGGCCCTTCGCCGAGCGAGCCCGGCGTGACGAAGCGGTCGAGCCGGCCGCCTTGCGCCACGAGATCGCGCCAGTCCTCGATGGCAAAATCGATCACGGCAAGCCCGCAGGTCGGGTATTTCTGCGCCATCCGCGCTGCCGCATAGCGGTCGCCATGGCCGGCGAGCTTGGCGGCGAGTTCCTCGAAGCCGGGATTGTGGCCGATCATCAGGAGCGTGCGAACGCCAGGGTCCGTCTCCTGCACCACGTTGAGCAGGCGCTCGGGCTTGGCCTCGTAGATGCGCGGCTCGTAATGGGTCGGCGGCTTC
This genomic interval from Bosea sp. 29B contains the following:
- a CDS encoding histidine phosphatase family protein produces the protein MRRLMLLRHAKSAWPANTADRDRPLATRGREAAPVMGRYLAEELLLPDLVLISPAKRTAETWELVKPMLPEKPPTHYEPRIYEAKPERLLNVVQETDPGVRTLLMIGHNPGFEELAAKLAGHGDRYAAARMAQKYPTCGLAVIDFAIEDWRDLVAQGGRLDRFVTPGSLGEGPDE
- a CDS encoding YcjX family protein; the protein is MASGSYLDEARNAALAFGDSLLGLARPRLRIGVTGLSRSGKTVFTTALIQNLVEGAKLPVLKASAEGRIARVRLVPQPDPEIPRFPYEAHRAALSGPDRRWPESTRRISELRIEIDYERAEGWFKGPATLTLDIVDYPGEWLLDLALIGQDYANWSAQAVADARKAHRLAIAAPWLDDLGQRDPAGPADELAAEAASDVFKAYLAALRADPESVAVTPPGRFLMPGDLEGSPALTFAPLDLPPGVQPQPGTLAGLMAERFEAYKRIVVGPFFREHFARLDRQIVLVDALAALDAGPAALADLETALGQALSAFAVGRNSLLSSLFAPRIEKVLFAATKADHLHHTSHDRLAGVMSHLVARAAAQAQGAGAKVEAMAFAAIRATREVRIREGREELPAIAGVPEAGEMVDGEVFDGQTEAAIFPGDLPERPGAIFDSSAPRWHVRAPRFRPPLVKPDAGGRLAPPPQIRLDRALEFLIGDRLA
- a CDS encoding TIGR01620 family protein, with the translated sequence MSKAPRAIRLDPQDSSSDDAVFGGRGDVAVVPEVEPIEPEAAPVPQPRRRRFSWGSLFVAALSGLLALSVTVWAEQTIRWLLALNPAVGIAALVCAGVAALALLVMLLRVLRDILRERRVEALRERAVAALSESDLAKARTVATELDKLYAGRPETAKGRAELTLHTPQLLAARDLLTVAERSLLAPLDALAQAQVAQAARRVSLVTAVSPRALVDVVFVLVACARLLRTIATIYAGRPGTLGLFRLARQVLGHLVVTGGMAAGDAVIQQVLGQGLAARLSAKLGEGVLNGLLTARIGLAAIAVCRPLPFIEETPPGLSDVAGDLSGWGGKDS